From Camelus ferus isolate YT-003-E chromosome 18, BCGSAC_Cfer_1.0, whole genome shotgun sequence, one genomic window encodes:
- the LOC102509117 gene encoding oncomodulin, whose translation MCMFLLPFTTSHLFCVNSWKMSITDVLSADDIAAALQECQDPDTFEPQKFFQTSGLAKMSASQVKDVFRFIDNDQSGYLDEEELKFFLQKFESGARELTKSETKSLMAAADNDGDGKIGADEFQEMVHS comes from the exons ATGTGCATGTTTCTGCTGCCATTTACTACATCCCACTTATTCTGTGTGAACAGCTGGAAAATGAGCATCACAGATGTCCTTAGCGCTGACGACATCGCAGCAGCCCTGCAGGAATGCCAAG ACCCAGATACTTTTGAACCCCAAAAATTCTTCCAGACATCAGGCCTCGCCAAGATGTCAGCCAGTCAGGTGAAGGATGTTTTTCGTTTCATAGACAACGACCAGAGTGGATACCTGGATGAAGAAGAGCTTAA GTTTTTCCTCCAAAAGTTTGAGAGTGGTGCTAGAGAATTGACCAAGTCAGAAACCAAGTCCCTGATGGCAGCTGCGGATAACGATGGAGACGGGAAAATTGGGGCTGACG AATTCCAGGAAATGGTACATTCTTAA